From the genome of Thermovirga sp., one region includes:
- the vanZ gene encoding VanZ family protein, which produces MSTEKTVRWLRSAWIAGMVAFLIISIVPLGRSPLPGVEMADKIAHFGVFLILALLPAATGVVRIRTVLVVLILLALASEGLQAMVPFRSCEVADIAADLLGMLSGLALGAFLSGLRRRL; this is translated from the coding sequence ATGTCGACTGAAAAGACCGTCCGATGGCTGAGGTCCGCCTGGATAGCGGGTATGGTCGCCTTTTTGATCATTTCGATAGTACCCCTGGGGCGGTCACCCCTTCCCGGGGTGGAGATGGCCGACAAGATCGCCCATTTCGGGGTTTTTCTCATCCTGGCACTGTTGCCGGCGGCCACTGGGGTTGTCAGGATACGGACCGTACTGGTCGTGCTCATCCTTTTGGCCCTGGCATCGGAGGGCCTTCAGGCGATGGTACCTTTCAGAAGCTGCGAAGTCGCCGACATCGCGGCCGACCTGCTGGGCATGCTTTCCGGACTTGCACTGGGGGCCTTTCTTTCGGGCCTTCGGCGACGGTTATAA
- a CDS encoding 4Fe-4S binding protein yields the protein MAKAVVDKDLCIGCEACVGTCPVSAISMVEGKAQVDPDTCIECGACVAVCPVSAISQ from the coding sequence ATGGCAAAGGCTGTAGTTGACAAGGATCTGTGTATCGGTTGCGAAGCTTGCGTGGGGACCTGCCCCGTCTCGGCCATCAGCATGGTGGAAGGCAAAGCCCAGGTTGATCCCGATACGTGCATCGAGTGCGGCGCCTGCGTGGCGGTCTGCCCCGTAAGTGCAATTTCCCAGTAG
- a CDS encoding DUF3536 domain-containing protein yields EEMGKEFFDDPWKARDGYIDEILGGEVRRGRAGKLLEMQRYAMLMFTSCGWFFDDISRIETIQILGYAARAAQLAGEVSGRDALGPFLRALEKVPGNREEVPNAREALEAAFGGRIGAVGKG; encoded by the coding sequence GAAGAAATGGGGAAAGAATTCTTTGACGATCCCTGGAAGGCCCGGGACGGTTATATCGACGAAATCCTCGGCGGTGAGGTGAGAAGGGGCCGGGCGGGGAAGCTGCTCGAAATGCAGCGCTATGCCATGCTCATGTTCACCAGTTGCGGATGGTTCTTCGATGATATCTCCAGGATCGAGACGATCCAAATATTGGGCTACGCCGCCAGGGCGGCTCAACTGGCCGGCGAGGTCTCCGGGCGGGATGCCCTGGGGCCTTTTCTGAGGGCCCTGGAGAAAGTGCCGGGCAACAGGGAGGAGGTTCCCAACGCCAGGGAGGCCCTGGAGGCCGCCTTCGGGGGAAGGATCGGCGCCGTGGGCAAAGGCTAG